A genomic segment from Acyrthosiphon pisum isolate AL4f chromosome A3, pea_aphid_22Mar2018_4r6ur, whole genome shotgun sequence encodes:
- the LOC100167151 gene encoding cleavage and polyadenylation specificity factor subunit CG7185 isoform X4, with protein sequence MTKMADGVDIDLYADDLEQDFAQEDFAGNDNVDLYDDVISGTNDSAQTRQPVDRPPSANNQNSTPLVTNGSSTNSSSSNNSTTGRRYQLYIGNLTWWTTDQDITDSVTSIGVSDFIEVKFFENRGNGQSKGFCVVTLGSEHSLRMVMDRLPKKELHGQSPVVTFPTKQALLQFESQSKTRPLPPPNNQNMPSMGGMSRTPGQVMQQPMRGGPMMPQQPMMQQQGMRNRMPMQGMQQPPQGMQPPMGMTNGHRMPLQSGGPMGPHQQGPPPPGYQNQWNGLNQQMGPPRPGMQPQGPVGQPRGPPPGMFPPGQGPPRMGPPQGPQGPPGPGGPRGDWNRPPGMAPHQMAPPGSGFPPHQQGPPMQGPPPGQGPVQMMPGGPGQAPAPHVNPAFFQQPSGAPQGPPGHPGYGPPNGPSSRPYMNNDMGMSEQELEEIMSRNRTVSSSAIARAVADAAAGEFSSAIETLVTAISLIKQSKVASDERCKILVSSLHDTLHGIESKSYSSRRERSRSPRDRLHRRSRRERTRSRERDYRDRSRERDRDRERDRDKYYDDRYRERERDRDRERDREREREREPTSSRRAVDADRDIERDRDRREDRAESSHRSSRH encoded by the exons ATGACAAAAATGGCCGACGGCGTGGACATCGATCTGTACGCCGACGATTTGGAACAAGACTTCGCCCAG GAGGATTTTGCTGGTAACGACAATGTAGATTTGTATGATGATGTCATATCTGGGACAAATGATAGTGCTCAGACAAGACAACCAGTTGATAGGCCTCCCAGTGCTAATAACCAAAATAGTACTCCATTAGTCACAAATGGTTCATCTACTAACAGCTCCTCCAGTAACAATTCTACTACAGGACGCCGGTACCAATTATACATCGGTAATTTAACATGG tggaCAACTGATCAAGATATAACAGACAGTGTTACAAGCATAGGTGTCTCAGATTTCATTGaggttaaattttttgaaaatcgtgGAAATGGCCAATCTAAAGGTTTTTGTGTCGTTACATTGGGTTCGGAGCATAGTTTACGGATGGTTATGGATAGATTACCAAAAAAGGAGCTCCATGGACAATCGCCTGTTGTCACTTTTCCAACTAAGCAAGCCCTTTTACAG ttTGAATCACAATCAAAAACTCGACCACTGCCTCCACCAAATAATCAGAATATGCCATCTATGGGTGGTATGTCTAGAACACCTGGTCAAGTTATGCAGCAACCCATGCGTGGGGGTCCTATGATGCCACAGCAACCTATGATGCAACAACAAGGAATGAGAAATAGAATGCCAATGCAAGGTATGCAACAACCCCCTCAAGGCATGCAGCCACCAATGGGAATGACTAATGGCCATAGAATGCCATTGCAATCAGGCGGTCCTATGGGTCCCCATCAACAAGGTCCACCTCCTCCAGGTTACCAAAACCAGTGGAATGGACTTAACCAACAAAtgg GCCCCCCAAGACCAGGGATGCAACCTCAAGGACCAGTGGGTCAGCCTAGAGGACCACCTCCAGGAATG tttccACCGGGTCAAGGTCCACCACGAATGGGGCCACCACAAGGTCCTCAGGGTCCACCAGGACCTGGGGGTCCACGTGGTGATTGGAATCGTCCTCCTGGAATGGCGCCACATCAAATGGCTCCACCGGGCTCAGGTTTTCCACCACATCAACAAGGCCCTCCAATGCAAGGTCCTCCGCCTGGCCAAG GACCAGTTCAAATGATGCCAGGTGGCCCTGGCCAAGCACCAGCTCCACATGTCAATCCGGCATTCTTCCAACAGCCTAGTGGTGCACCTCAGGGACCCCCAGGTCATCCAGGATATGGTCCCCCTAATGGACCTTCTTCTCGACCTTACATGAATAATGATATGGGAATGTCTGAACAAGAATTGGAAGAAATTATGAGCAGGAACAGAACTGTGTCTAGTTCTGCTATCGCTCGAGCTGTTGCTGATGCTGCTGCTGGTGAATTCTCTAGTGCTATTGAAACATTGGTTACtgcaatatcattaataaaacaatCTAAAGTCGCTAGTGATGAGCGCTGTAAAATATTAGTGAGTTCTTTGCACGATACATTACATGGAATTGAAAGCAAGAGTTATAGTTCAAGAAGAG agagGTCTAGATCACCCCGTGACAGATTGCATAGAAGATCAAGGCGTGAGCGCACTAGATCCCGTGAACGTGACTATAGAGATAGAAGTCGTGAACGTGATCGTGATAGGGAAAGAGATCGTGACAA gtattatgATGATCGTTATCGAGAACGTGAACGTGATAGAGACAGAGAACGTGATCgggaacgtgaacgtgaacgagagCCGACCTCTAGTAGGAGAGCAGTAGATGCAGACAGAGATATTGAACGTGACCGGGATCGTAGGGAAGACCGAGCTGAATCTTCGCATCGTAGTTCTAGACATTAA
- the LOC100167151 gene encoding cleavage and polyadenylation specificity factor subunit CG7185 isoform X1: MTKMADGVDIDLYADDLEQDFAQEDFAGNDNVDLYDDVISGTNDSAQTRQPVDRPPSANNQNSTPLVTNGSSTNSSSSNNSTTGRRYQLYIGNLTWWTTDQDITDSVTSIGVSDFIEVKFFENRGNGQSKGFCVVTLGSEHSLRMVMDRLPKKELHGQSPVVTFPTKQALLQFESQSKTRPLPPPNNQNMPSMGGMSRTPGQVMQQPMRGGPMMPQQPMMQQQGMRNRMPMQGMQQPPQGMQPPMGMTNGHRMPLQSGGPMGPHQQGPPPPGYQNQWNGLNQQMGPPRPGMQPQGPVGQPRGPPPGMFPPGQGPPRMGPPQGPQGPPGPGGPRGDWNRPPGMAPHQMAPPGSGFPPHQQGPPMQGPPPGQGPVQMMPGGPGQAPAPHVNPAFFQQPSGAPQGPPGHPGYGPPNGPSSRPYMNNDMGMSEQELEEIMSRNRTVSSSAIARAVADAAAGEFSSAIETLVTAISLIKQSKVASDERCKILVSSLHDTLHGIESKSYSSRRERSRSPRDRLHRRSRRERTRSRERDYRDRSRERDRDRERDRDKYVDRYYTTERDGDRDRERERDREYRERSREDSLLFNSSVKASGRNRKITPPDVTESVPVSSKSRYYDDRYRERERDRDRERDREREREREPTSSRRAVDADRDIERDRDRREDRAESSHRSSRH, encoded by the exons ATGACAAAAATGGCCGACGGCGTGGACATCGATCTGTACGCCGACGATTTGGAACAAGACTTCGCCCAG GAGGATTTTGCTGGTAACGACAATGTAGATTTGTATGATGATGTCATATCTGGGACAAATGATAGTGCTCAGACAAGACAACCAGTTGATAGGCCTCCCAGTGCTAATAACCAAAATAGTACTCCATTAGTCACAAATGGTTCATCTACTAACAGCTCCTCCAGTAACAATTCTACTACAGGACGCCGGTACCAATTATACATCGGTAATTTAACATGG tggaCAACTGATCAAGATATAACAGACAGTGTTACAAGCATAGGTGTCTCAGATTTCATTGaggttaaattttttgaaaatcgtgGAAATGGCCAATCTAAAGGTTTTTGTGTCGTTACATTGGGTTCGGAGCATAGTTTACGGATGGTTATGGATAGATTACCAAAAAAGGAGCTCCATGGACAATCGCCTGTTGTCACTTTTCCAACTAAGCAAGCCCTTTTACAG ttTGAATCACAATCAAAAACTCGACCACTGCCTCCACCAAATAATCAGAATATGCCATCTATGGGTGGTATGTCTAGAACACCTGGTCAAGTTATGCAGCAACCCATGCGTGGGGGTCCTATGATGCCACAGCAACCTATGATGCAACAACAAGGAATGAGAAATAGAATGCCAATGCAAGGTATGCAACAACCCCCTCAAGGCATGCAGCCACCAATGGGAATGACTAATGGCCATAGAATGCCATTGCAATCAGGCGGTCCTATGGGTCCCCATCAACAAGGTCCACCTCCTCCAGGTTACCAAAACCAGTGGAATGGACTTAACCAACAAAtgg GCCCCCCAAGACCAGGGATGCAACCTCAAGGACCAGTGGGTCAGCCTAGAGGACCACCTCCAGGAATG tttccACCGGGTCAAGGTCCACCACGAATGGGGCCACCACAAGGTCCTCAGGGTCCACCAGGACCTGGGGGTCCACGTGGTGATTGGAATCGTCCTCCTGGAATGGCGCCACATCAAATGGCTCCACCGGGCTCAGGTTTTCCACCACATCAACAAGGCCCTCCAATGCAAGGTCCTCCGCCTGGCCAAG GACCAGTTCAAATGATGCCAGGTGGCCCTGGCCAAGCACCAGCTCCACATGTCAATCCGGCATTCTTCCAACAGCCTAGTGGTGCACCTCAGGGACCCCCAGGTCATCCAGGATATGGTCCCCCTAATGGACCTTCTTCTCGACCTTACATGAATAATGATATGGGAATGTCTGAACAAGAATTGGAAGAAATTATGAGCAGGAACAGAACTGTGTCTAGTTCTGCTATCGCTCGAGCTGTTGCTGATGCTGCTGCTGGTGAATTCTCTAGTGCTATTGAAACATTGGTTACtgcaatatcattaataaaacaatCTAAAGTCGCTAGTGATGAGCGCTGTAAAATATTAGTGAGTTCTTTGCACGATACATTACATGGAATTGAAAGCAAGAGTTATAGTTCAAGAAGAG agagGTCTAGATCACCCCGTGACAGATTGCATAGAAGATCAAGGCGTGAGCGCACTAGATCCCGTGAACGTGACTATAGAGATAGAAGTCGTGAACGTGATCGTGATAGGGAAAGAGATCGTGACAA GTACGTTGACCGTTATTATACAACAGAACGAGACGGTGACAGGGATAGGGAAAGAGAAAGGGATCGCGAATACAGAGAGAGAAGTCGAGAAGACAG TTTATTGTTTAACAGTTCTGTAAAAGCAAGCGGCCGAAATAGAAAAATCACTCCGCCCGACGTAACCGAGTCTGTTCCTGTATCCTCTAAATCCAG gtattatgATGATCGTTATCGAGAACGTGAACGTGATAGAGACAGAGAACGTGATCgggaacgtgaacgtgaacgagagCCGACCTCTAGTAGGAGAGCAGTAGATGCAGACAGAGATATTGAACGTGACCGGGATCGTAGGGAAGACCGAGCTGAATCTTCGCATCGTAGTTCTAGACATTAA
- the LOC100167151 gene encoding cleavage and polyadenylation specificity factor subunit CG7185 isoform X3, producing the protein MTKMADGVDIDLYADDLEQDFAQEDFAGNDNVDLYDDVISGTNDSAQTRQPVDRPPSANNQNSTPLVTNGSSTNSSSSNNSTTGRRYQLYIGNLTWWTTDQDITDSVTSIGVSDFIEVKFFENRGNGQSKGFCVVTLGSEHSLRMVMDRLPKKELHGQSPVVTFPTKQALLQFESQSKTRPLPPPNNQNMPSMGGMSRTPGQVMQQPMRGGPMMPQQPMMQQQGMRNRMPMQGMQQPPQGMQPPMGMTNGHRMPLQSGGPMGPHQQGPPPPGYQNQWNGLNQQMGPPRPGMQPQGPVGQPRGPPPGMFPPGQGPPRMGPPQGPQGPPGPGGPRGDWNRPPGMAPHQMAPPGSGFPPHQQGPPMQGPPPGQGPVQMMPGGPGQAPAPHVNPAFFQQPSGAPQGPPGHPGYGPPNGPSSRPYMNNDMGMSEQELEEIMSRNRTVSSSAIARAVADAAAGEFSSAIETLVTAISLIKQSKVASDERCKILVSSLHDTLHGIESKSYSSRRERSRSPRDRLHRRSRRERTRSRERDYRDRSRERDRDRERDRDKYVDRYYTTERDGDRDRERERDREYRERSREDRYYDDRYRERERDRDRERDREREREREPTSSRRAVDADRDIERDRDRREDRAESSHRSSRH; encoded by the exons ATGACAAAAATGGCCGACGGCGTGGACATCGATCTGTACGCCGACGATTTGGAACAAGACTTCGCCCAG GAGGATTTTGCTGGTAACGACAATGTAGATTTGTATGATGATGTCATATCTGGGACAAATGATAGTGCTCAGACAAGACAACCAGTTGATAGGCCTCCCAGTGCTAATAACCAAAATAGTACTCCATTAGTCACAAATGGTTCATCTACTAACAGCTCCTCCAGTAACAATTCTACTACAGGACGCCGGTACCAATTATACATCGGTAATTTAACATGG tggaCAACTGATCAAGATATAACAGACAGTGTTACAAGCATAGGTGTCTCAGATTTCATTGaggttaaattttttgaaaatcgtgGAAATGGCCAATCTAAAGGTTTTTGTGTCGTTACATTGGGTTCGGAGCATAGTTTACGGATGGTTATGGATAGATTACCAAAAAAGGAGCTCCATGGACAATCGCCTGTTGTCACTTTTCCAACTAAGCAAGCCCTTTTACAG ttTGAATCACAATCAAAAACTCGACCACTGCCTCCACCAAATAATCAGAATATGCCATCTATGGGTGGTATGTCTAGAACACCTGGTCAAGTTATGCAGCAACCCATGCGTGGGGGTCCTATGATGCCACAGCAACCTATGATGCAACAACAAGGAATGAGAAATAGAATGCCAATGCAAGGTATGCAACAACCCCCTCAAGGCATGCAGCCACCAATGGGAATGACTAATGGCCATAGAATGCCATTGCAATCAGGCGGTCCTATGGGTCCCCATCAACAAGGTCCACCTCCTCCAGGTTACCAAAACCAGTGGAATGGACTTAACCAACAAAtgg GCCCCCCAAGACCAGGGATGCAACCTCAAGGACCAGTGGGTCAGCCTAGAGGACCACCTCCAGGAATG tttccACCGGGTCAAGGTCCACCACGAATGGGGCCACCACAAGGTCCTCAGGGTCCACCAGGACCTGGGGGTCCACGTGGTGATTGGAATCGTCCTCCTGGAATGGCGCCACATCAAATGGCTCCACCGGGCTCAGGTTTTCCACCACATCAACAAGGCCCTCCAATGCAAGGTCCTCCGCCTGGCCAAG GACCAGTTCAAATGATGCCAGGTGGCCCTGGCCAAGCACCAGCTCCACATGTCAATCCGGCATTCTTCCAACAGCCTAGTGGTGCACCTCAGGGACCCCCAGGTCATCCAGGATATGGTCCCCCTAATGGACCTTCTTCTCGACCTTACATGAATAATGATATGGGAATGTCTGAACAAGAATTGGAAGAAATTATGAGCAGGAACAGAACTGTGTCTAGTTCTGCTATCGCTCGAGCTGTTGCTGATGCTGCTGCTGGTGAATTCTCTAGTGCTATTGAAACATTGGTTACtgcaatatcattaataaaacaatCTAAAGTCGCTAGTGATGAGCGCTGTAAAATATTAGTGAGTTCTTTGCACGATACATTACATGGAATTGAAAGCAAGAGTTATAGTTCAAGAAGAG agagGTCTAGATCACCCCGTGACAGATTGCATAGAAGATCAAGGCGTGAGCGCACTAGATCCCGTGAACGTGACTATAGAGATAGAAGTCGTGAACGTGATCGTGATAGGGAAAGAGATCGTGACAA GTACGTTGACCGTTATTATACAACAGAACGAGACGGTGACAGGGATAGGGAAAGAGAAAGGGATCGCGAATACAGAGAGAGAAGTCGAGAAGACAG gtattatgATGATCGTTATCGAGAACGTGAACGTGATAGAGACAGAGAACGTGATCgggaacgtgaacgtgaacgagagCCGACCTCTAGTAGGAGAGCAGTAGATGCAGACAGAGATATTGAACGTGACCGGGATCGTAGGGAAGACCGAGCTGAATCTTCGCATCGTAGTTCTAGACATTAA
- the LOC100167151 gene encoding cleavage and polyadenylation specificity factor subunit CG7185 isoform X2: MTKMADGVDIDLYADDLEQDFAQEDFAGNDNVDLYDDVISGTNDSAQTRQPVDRPPSANNQNSTPLVTNGSSTNSSSSNNSTTGRRYQLYIGNLTWWTTDQDITDSVTSIGVSDFIEVKFFENRGNGQSKGFCVVTLGSEHSLRMVMDRLPKKELHGQSPVVTFPTKQALLQFESQSKTRPLPPPNNQNMPSMGGMSRTPGQVMQQPMRGGPMMPQQPMMQQQGMRNRMPMQGMQQPPQGMQPPMGMTNGHRMPLQSGGPMGPHQQGPPPPGYQNQWNGLNQQMGPPRPGMQPQGPVGQPRGPPPGMFPPGQGPPRMGPPQGPQGPPGPGGPRGDWNRPPGMAPHQMAPPGSGFPPHQQGPPMQGPPPGQGPVQMMPGGPGQAPAPHVNPAFFQQPSGAPQGPPGHPGYGPPNGPSSRPYMNNDMGMSEQELEEIMSRNRTVSSSAIARAVADAAAGEFSSAIETLVTAISLIKQSKVASDERCKILVSSLHDTLHGIESKSYSSRRERSRSPRDRLHRRSRRERTRSRERDYRDRSRERDRDRERDRDKYVDRYYTTERDGDRDRERERDREYRERSREDSSVKASGRNRKITPPDVTESVPVSSKSRYYDDRYRERERDRDRERDREREREREPTSSRRAVDADRDIERDRDRREDRAESSHRSSRH, from the exons ATGACAAAAATGGCCGACGGCGTGGACATCGATCTGTACGCCGACGATTTGGAACAAGACTTCGCCCAG GAGGATTTTGCTGGTAACGACAATGTAGATTTGTATGATGATGTCATATCTGGGACAAATGATAGTGCTCAGACAAGACAACCAGTTGATAGGCCTCCCAGTGCTAATAACCAAAATAGTACTCCATTAGTCACAAATGGTTCATCTACTAACAGCTCCTCCAGTAACAATTCTACTACAGGACGCCGGTACCAATTATACATCGGTAATTTAACATGG tggaCAACTGATCAAGATATAACAGACAGTGTTACAAGCATAGGTGTCTCAGATTTCATTGaggttaaattttttgaaaatcgtgGAAATGGCCAATCTAAAGGTTTTTGTGTCGTTACATTGGGTTCGGAGCATAGTTTACGGATGGTTATGGATAGATTACCAAAAAAGGAGCTCCATGGACAATCGCCTGTTGTCACTTTTCCAACTAAGCAAGCCCTTTTACAG ttTGAATCACAATCAAAAACTCGACCACTGCCTCCACCAAATAATCAGAATATGCCATCTATGGGTGGTATGTCTAGAACACCTGGTCAAGTTATGCAGCAACCCATGCGTGGGGGTCCTATGATGCCACAGCAACCTATGATGCAACAACAAGGAATGAGAAATAGAATGCCAATGCAAGGTATGCAACAACCCCCTCAAGGCATGCAGCCACCAATGGGAATGACTAATGGCCATAGAATGCCATTGCAATCAGGCGGTCCTATGGGTCCCCATCAACAAGGTCCACCTCCTCCAGGTTACCAAAACCAGTGGAATGGACTTAACCAACAAAtgg GCCCCCCAAGACCAGGGATGCAACCTCAAGGACCAGTGGGTCAGCCTAGAGGACCACCTCCAGGAATG tttccACCGGGTCAAGGTCCACCACGAATGGGGCCACCACAAGGTCCTCAGGGTCCACCAGGACCTGGGGGTCCACGTGGTGATTGGAATCGTCCTCCTGGAATGGCGCCACATCAAATGGCTCCACCGGGCTCAGGTTTTCCACCACATCAACAAGGCCCTCCAATGCAAGGTCCTCCGCCTGGCCAAG GACCAGTTCAAATGATGCCAGGTGGCCCTGGCCAAGCACCAGCTCCACATGTCAATCCGGCATTCTTCCAACAGCCTAGTGGTGCACCTCAGGGACCCCCAGGTCATCCAGGATATGGTCCCCCTAATGGACCTTCTTCTCGACCTTACATGAATAATGATATGGGAATGTCTGAACAAGAATTGGAAGAAATTATGAGCAGGAACAGAACTGTGTCTAGTTCTGCTATCGCTCGAGCTGTTGCTGATGCTGCTGCTGGTGAATTCTCTAGTGCTATTGAAACATTGGTTACtgcaatatcattaataaaacaatCTAAAGTCGCTAGTGATGAGCGCTGTAAAATATTAGTGAGTTCTTTGCACGATACATTACATGGAATTGAAAGCAAGAGTTATAGTTCAAGAAGAG agagGTCTAGATCACCCCGTGACAGATTGCATAGAAGATCAAGGCGTGAGCGCACTAGATCCCGTGAACGTGACTATAGAGATAGAAGTCGTGAACGTGATCGTGATAGGGAAAGAGATCGTGACAA GTACGTTGACCGTTATTATACAACAGAACGAGACGGTGACAGGGATAGGGAAAGAGAAAGGGATCGCGAATACAGAGAGAGAAGTCGAGAAGACAG TTCTGTAAAAGCAAGCGGCCGAAATAGAAAAATCACTCCGCCCGACGTAACCGAGTCTGTTCCTGTATCCTCTAAATCCAG gtattatgATGATCGTTATCGAGAACGTGAACGTGATAGAGACAGAGAACGTGATCgggaacgtgaacgtgaacgagagCCGACCTCTAGTAGGAGAGCAGTAGATGCAGACAGAGATATTGAACGTGACCGGGATCGTAGGGAAGACCGAGCTGAATCTTCGCATCGTAGTTCTAGACATTAA